A DNA window from Camelina sativa cultivar DH55 chromosome 13, Cs, whole genome shotgun sequence contains the following coding sequences:
- the LOC104735898 gene encoding anamorsin homolog isoform X2, whose amino-acid sequence MANQKTVLAVTDDVVLPVSSVLTIMAQLGNERFDPLIVTQASTINQFPLDSSSVDAVLAISKTSDFPSDKICGEFSRILKPGGTVFVCKNLEGQVEDMQQTIQRRVTLAGFLEPQCLDLKSIKLSTFSLSFGIKAKKPSWKIGSSFALKKPAKVLLKVNLDDDLDLIDEDSLLTEEDLKKPQLPVASGCATTKKACKNCVCGRAEIEEKAVKLGLTEDQIENPQSSCGSCGLGDAFRCGTCPYKGLPAFKLGEKVTLSRNFLEADI is encoded by the exons ATGGCTAATCAGAAAACTGTTTTGGCTGTGACGGATGATGTTGTGTTGCCAGTTAGCTCTGTTCTAACTATTATGGCACAGCTTGGAAATGAGCGTTTTGATCCTCTGATTGTTACTCAAGCATCCACAATTA atCAGTTTCCTTTGGATTCTTCCTCAGTGGACGCTGTTTTAGCCATTTCCAAAACATCTGATTTTCCCAGTGACAAAATATGTGGTGAGTTCTCGAGAATCTTGAAGCCTGGTGGCACAGTTTTTGTGTGCAAGAATTTGGAGGGTCAAGTGGAAGATATGCAACAG ACCATTCAAAGGAGAGTTACGTTGGCTGGTTTTCTGGAGCCACAGTGTCTCGATTTGAAATCAATTAAGTTGTCTACGTTCAGTTTATCCTTTGGG ATTAAGGCAAAGAAACCTTCTTGGAAGATTGGTTCATCATTTGCTCTCAAGAAGCCAGCAAAAGTGCTCTTGAAGGTTAATCTAGATGATGACTTGGATCTTATTGATGAAGATTCTCTTTTAACAGAGGAGGACTTGAAGAAACCACAGCTTCCTGTTG CCAGCGGTTGTGCGACCACCAAAAAAGCTTGCAAGAACTGCGTCTGTGGTAGAGCTGAGATTGAGGAGAAAGCTGTGAAGCTGGGTCTCACAGAGGATCAAATCGAGAATCCACAGTCATCATGTGGCAGT TGTGGGCTCGGTGACGCCTTCCGCTGCGGTACATGCCCTTACAAGGGTCTGCCAGCCTTCAAATTAGGCGAGAAG GTAACCCTATCTCGAAACTTCCTTGAAGCGGACATATAA
- the LOC104735894 gene encoding putative disease resistance protein At4g11170 translates to MAVSSSLSLQSCHWRHHVFPSFSGKEVRRTFLSHLLKEFQRKGIRTFIDNDIKRSQIISSELVQAIRESRIAVVVLSRTYASSSWCLNELVEIKKVSQKVMPVFYEVDPSDVRKLRGDFGNAFKEACEGQPDEEVKQKWREALVYVANIAGESSQNWDNEADMIDKIAMTISNELNSTPSQDSENLIGIDAHMREMDSLLCLESTEVKMVGIWGPAGIGKTTVARALFNRLSKNFQHTIFMENVKGSTKRSELDGYGFKLGLQEQFLSEVIDHKHMKIQDLGLVKERLQDLKVLVVLDDVDKLEQLDALVKQSQWFGSGSRIIVTTENKQLFRAHGINFIYELGFPSRSESLQIFCQSAFGDSSAPDGCMELATEITKLAGYLPLALKVLGSSLRGMSKDEQILALPRLRTSLNEDIRNVLRFGYDGLHEKDKAIFLHIACLFNGENVDYVKQILASSGLDVNFGLEVLTNRSLIHISRCNRTITMHNLLEQLGREVVCEQSIDEPGKRQFLVDASEIYDVLVDNTGTGAVLGISLDISKINDWFLNERAFCGMHNLLFLRFYKSFSSKNQTELHLPRGVDYLPRKLRLLHWDAFPMTSMPLSFRPEFLVVINMRESQLEKLWEGTQPLRSLKHMDLSMSENLKEIPDLSKAVNIEELCLSYCRSLVMLPSSIKNLNKLVVLDMKYCSKLEIFPCNMDLESLSILNLDRCSRLESFPEISSKIGFLSLSETAIEEVPTTVASWPCLAALDMSGCKNLKTFPCLPDTIEWLDLSRTDIEEVPLWIEKIFRLNKLLMNSCMKLRSISSGISRLEHIETLDFLGCKNVESFPVEIFQSSQFCHNLVMEMRNIHNPDLPQPFYFRNNYIDTIPDCITRHCKLPFLNSSGTISSDIENNFIWFDEDWGRMA, encoded by the exons ATGGCAGTTTCTTCATCATTGTCACTGCAGTCTTGCCATTGGAGGCACCATGTGTTCCCAAGCTTCAGCGGCAAAGAAGTCCGCAGAACCTTTCTCAGCCACCTGCTCAAGGAGTTCCAGCGTAAGGGAATCCGTACGTTCATAGACAATGATATCAAGAGAAGCCAAATCATCAGTTCTGAGCTCGTACAAGCTATAAGGGAATCTAGGATCGCAGTTGTAGTGCTGTCGCGAACCTATGCATCTTCAAGCTGGTGTTTGAATGAGTTGGTGGAGATAAAGAAAGTTAGCCAGAAGGTCATGCCTGTTTTCTACGAGGTGGATCCATCTGATGTGAGGAAACTAAGGGGAGATTTTGGAAATGCGTTTAAGGAAGCATGTGAAGGACAGCCAGATGAGGAAGTGAAGCAGAAATGGAGAGAAGCTTTGGTCTATGTGGCTAATATAGCCGGCGAGTCTTCTCAAAATTG GGACAATGAAGCAGATATGATTGACAAGATTGCTATGACCATTTCAAATGAATTGAATTCTACACCATCACAAGATTCCGAAAATTTAATTGGAATCGACGCTCATATGAGAGAGATGGATTCTCTGTTATGTCTGGAATCAACTGAAGTGAAAATGGTGGGGATTTGGGGTCCTGCAGGTATTGGAAAGACAACAGTTGCCAGAGCTTTATTCAACCGGCTCTCTAAAAACTTCCAACACACTATTTTTATGGAGAATGTTAAGGGAAGTACTAAGAGATCGGAACTTGATGGCTATGGCTTCAAATTGGGTTTGCAAGAACAGTTTCTGTCTGAAGTTATTGATCATAAGCATATGAAGATACAAGACTTAGGTTTGGTAAAGGAAAGATTGCAGGATCTGAaagttcttgttgttcttgatgatgttgataaaTTAGAACAACTTGATGCCTTAGTGAAACAGTCTCAGTGGTTTGGTTCTGGAAGTAGGATCATCGTGACCACGGAAAACAAACAGCTTTTCAGAGCGCATGGGATCAATTTCATATACGAGTTGGGTTTTCCATCAAGAAGTGAATCTCTTCAGATTTTCTGCCAATCTGCATTTGGAGATAGCTCGGCACCAGATGGTTGTATGGAGCTTGCTACTGAAATAACAAAGCTTGCTGGCTATCTTCCCCTAGCTCTGAAGGTTTTGGGGTCCTCTCTGCGAGGGATGAGCAAAGATGAGCAAATATTAGCATTGCCTCGACTCAGAACCAGTCTTAATGAGGATATTAGAAATGTTTTAAGATTCGGTTATGATGGTTTACACGAGAAGGATAAGGCTATATTCCTTCATATTGCGTGTTTATTCAATGGAGAGAACGTTGATTATGTGAAGCAAATACTTGCAAGTTCTGGCTTGGATGTCAACTTTGGGCTTGAAGTCCTTACCAATAGGTCTCTCATACACATATCGAGATGCAATCGTACCATAACGATGCACAATTTGCTAGAACAATTGGGTCGAGAAGTTGTTTGCGAACAATCCATTGACGAGCCTGGAAAACGTCAATTCTTAGTGGATGCTTCAGAGATATATGATGTACTTGTTGATAACACT gGTACTGGAGCTGTTTTGGGCATATCTTTGGACATATCTAAGATCAATGATTGGTTTCTTAATGAAAGAGCTTTTTGTGGGATGCATAATCTGTTGTTTTTAAGATTCTACAAGTCCTTTTCGAGTAAAAATCAAACCGAGCTACATTTACCTCGAGGCGTGGATTATTTACCCCGTAAACTTAGGCTGCTGCATTGGGATGCATTCCCCATGACATCAATGCCTCTGAGTTTTCGTCCAGAGTTTCTTGTTGTGATCAATATGAGAGAGAGCCAACTCGAGAAGCTGTGGGAAGGAACACAA CCTCTTAGAAGTCTAAAGCATATGGATTTAAGTATGTCTGAGAATCTAAAGGAGATTCCAGATCTTTCAAAAGCCGTAAACATCGAGGAACTCTGTCTCAGTTATTGCCGAAGTTTGGTGATGCTACCTTCCTCAATCAAGAACCTTAATAAATTGGTTGTTCTTGACATGAAGTATTGCTCAAAACTAGAAATTTTCCCCTGCAATATGGACTTGGAATCCCTTAGCATCCTTAACCTCGATAGATGCTCACGATTGGAGAGTTTTCCAGAAATATCTTCGAAGATtggatttctctctctctcagaaacTGCAATAGAGGAAGTTCCCACAACAGTCGCTTCTTGGCCATGTCTGGCAGCATTGGACATGTCAGGCTGCAAGAACCTTAAGACATTTCCATGTCTTCCAGACACTATAGAATGGTTGGATTTGAGCAGGACAGATATCGAAGAAGTCCCTTTGTGGATCGAAAAAATCTTTCGGCTCAATAAACTATTGATGAATAGCTGCATGAAGCTAAGAAGCATCTCTTCTGGGATTTCTAGGCTGGAACATATCGAAACACTAGATTTCTTAGGGTGCAAAAACGTTGAGAGCTTCCCTGTAGAGATCTTCCAGAGCTCTCAGTTCTGTCATAATCTGGTGATGGAGATGAGAAACATCCATAACCCTGATCTTCCTCAACCATTTTATTTCAGGAACAATTATATTGACACCATTCCAGATTGTATCACACGTCACTGCAAGCTGCCTTTTCTGAATTCATCAGGAACAATCTCCAGTGATATAGAGAATAATTTCATTTGGTTCGATGAAGATTGGGGAAGAATGGCATGA
- the LOC104735897 gene encoding pentatricopeptide repeat-containing protein At5g18390, mitochondrial-like isoform X2, with the protein MFLLRRNTGGRLFSIFTNDLRGSIESSIRHFNSLEPLQSSDSNPTKGDYFAAINHVVNIVRREIHPERSLNRLRLPVTSEFVFRVLRATSRSANDSLRFFNWARSSPNYTPTSMEYEQLAKSLASHKKYESMWKILKQMKDLSLDISGETLCFIIEQYGKNGHVDQAVELFNGVPKTLGCKQTVDVYNSLLHALCDVKMFHGAYALIRRMIRKGLKPDKRTYAILVNGWCSAGKMKEAQEFLDEMSRKGFNPPARGRDLLIEGLLNAGYLESAKEMVSKMTKGGFVPDIQTFNTLIEAITKSGEVEFCIEMYYTASKLGLCVDIDTYKTLIPAVSKIGKIDEAFRLLNNCVEDGHKPFPSLYAPIIKGMCRNGMFDDAFSFFSDMKVKAHPPNRPVYTMLITMCGRGGKFVDAANFLVEMTEMGLVPISRCFDMVTDGLKNSGKHDLAMRIEQLEVQLRGV; encoded by the exons ATGTTTCTCCTCCGGCGTAACACCGGCGGAAGACTCTTCTCGATCTTCACCAACGATCTCAGAGGTTCTATTGAGTCTAGTATTCGTCATTTCAACAGTCTCGAGCCTTTGCAAAGCTCTGATTCGAATCCAACAAAAGGCGATTACTTCGCAGCGATCAACCACGTTGTCAACATCGTCCGCCGAGAGATTCACCCGGAGAGATCTCTGAATCGTCTCCGTCTCCCTGTAACCTCAGAGTTCGTGTTCAGAGTCCTCCGCGCCACTTCTCGTTCCGCCAACGATTCTCTCCGTTTCTTCAATTGGGCTCGATCAAGCCCTAATTACACACCAACGTCTATGGAATACGAACAGCTTGCGAAATCATTAGCTTCACATAAAAAATACGAATCGATGTGGAAGATTCTCAAACAGATGAAGGATTTGTCTCTCGACATCTCCGGTGAGACTCTCTGTTTCATCATTGAGCAATACGGTAAGAACGGTCATGTAGATCAAGCTGTGGAGCTTTTCAATGGTGTCCCTAAGACTCTCGGATGTAAACAAACCGTTGATGTTTACAATTCGTTGCTTCATGCGCTTTGTGATGTGAAGATGTTCCATGGCGCTTACGCTTTGATTCGGAGAATGATAAGGAAAGGTCTCAAGCCAGATAAGCGGACATACGCGATCTTGGTTAACGGATGGTGTTCCGCGGGGAAGATGAAGGAGGCTCAAGAGTTTCTTGATGAGATGAGTAGGAAAGGGTTTAATCCACCGGCTCGTGGCCGTGATTTGCTTATTGAAGGATTGTTAAATGCTGGTTACTTGGAATCTGCTAAAGAGATGGTGAGTAAGATGACCAAAGGag GTTTTGTTCCTGATATTCAAACTTTCAATACTCTTATTGAAGCTATAACTAAATCAGGGGAAGTTGAGTTTTGCATTGAGATGTATTATACTGCTTCCAAGTTAGGTCTTTGTGTAGATATCGACACTTACAAGACACTTATACCTGCTGTTTCGAAGATTGGGAAGATTGATGAAGCGTTTCGGTTGTTGAACAATTGTGTGGAAGATGGGCATAAGCCGTTTCCGAGTTTGTATGCTCCGATCATTAAGGGGATGTGTAGGAATGGGATGTTTGATGATGCCTTTAGCTTTTTCAGTGACATGAAGGTGAAGGCTCATCCGCCTAACAGGCCGGTTTACACAATGCTTATTACAATGTGTGGTCGTGGTGGGAAATTTGTGGATGCGGCTAATTTCTTGGTTGAGATGACTGAGATGGGTTTGGTTCCGATATCACGGTGCTTTGATATGGTTACTGATGGGTTGAAGAATAGCGGGAAGCATGATTTGGCTATGCGAATAGAGCAGTTGGAAGTTCAGCTTAGAGGAGTTTGA
- the LOC104735898 gene encoding anamorsin homolog isoform X1 yields the protein MDSMANQKTVLAVTDDVVLPVSSVLTIMAQLGNERFDPLIVTQASTINQFPLDSSSVDAVLAISKTSDFPSDKICGEFSRILKPGGTVFVCKNLEGQVEDMQQTIQRRVTLAGFLEPQCLDLKSIKLSTFSLSFGIKAKKPSWKIGSSFALKKPAKVLLKVNLDDDLDLIDEDSLLTEEDLKKPQLPVASGCATTKKACKNCVCGRAEIEEKAVKLGLTEDQIENPQSSCGSCGLGDAFRCGTCPYKGLPAFKLGEKVTLSRNFLEADI from the exons ATG GATTCGATGGCTAATCAGAAAACTGTTTTGGCTGTGACGGATGATGTTGTGTTGCCAGTTAGCTCTGTTCTAACTATTATGGCACAGCTTGGAAATGAGCGTTTTGATCCTCTGATTGTTACTCAAGCATCCACAATTA atCAGTTTCCTTTGGATTCTTCCTCAGTGGACGCTGTTTTAGCCATTTCCAAAACATCTGATTTTCCCAGTGACAAAATATGTGGTGAGTTCTCGAGAATCTTGAAGCCTGGTGGCACAGTTTTTGTGTGCAAGAATTTGGAGGGTCAAGTGGAAGATATGCAACAG ACCATTCAAAGGAGAGTTACGTTGGCTGGTTTTCTGGAGCCACAGTGTCTCGATTTGAAATCAATTAAGTTGTCTACGTTCAGTTTATCCTTTGGG ATTAAGGCAAAGAAACCTTCTTGGAAGATTGGTTCATCATTTGCTCTCAAGAAGCCAGCAAAAGTGCTCTTGAAGGTTAATCTAGATGATGACTTGGATCTTATTGATGAAGATTCTCTTTTAACAGAGGAGGACTTGAAGAAACCACAGCTTCCTGTTG CCAGCGGTTGTGCGACCACCAAAAAAGCTTGCAAGAACTGCGTCTGTGGTAGAGCTGAGATTGAGGAGAAAGCTGTGAAGCTGGGTCTCACAGAGGATCAAATCGAGAATCCACAGTCATCATGTGGCAGT TGTGGGCTCGGTGACGCCTTCCGCTGCGGTACATGCCCTTACAAGGGTCTGCCAGCCTTCAAATTAGGCGAGAAG GTAACCCTATCTCGAAACTTCCTTGAAGCGGACATATAA
- the LOC104735891 gene encoding ubiquitin hydrolase B-like isoform X3 → MPITQYFENPRQAGLLRNHNYTTTSSSSTTTSSSSSSSSAEALKLASHRPRHHHPSRQTAGGTREKRGPQRRVRDVSAQTDKYYIDVNGVKQFQNDVAPISKPPKPVDEDLYKIPPELINSSTRKRRPSFLACLVPCA, encoded by the exons ATGCCAATAACACAATACTTTGAGAATCCAAGACAAGCTGGTCTGCTTCGTAACCATAATTACAccaccacttcttcttcttccactaccacttcatcttcatcttcctcttcttctgcagAAGCCCTAAAGCTTGCTTCTCACCGTCCACGTCACCACCATCCTTCAAGACAG ACGGCGGGGGGGACGAGGGAGAAAAGAGGACCACAAAGGCGTGTGCGTGACGTGAGTGCACAGACAGACAAGTATTACATTGACGTCAACGGAGTCAAGCAGTTTCAAAACGACGTCGCTCCCATTTCAAAGCCACCTAAGCCAGTTGATGAAGATCTCTACAAGATTCCTCCTGAACTCATCAATTCTTCAACAAGG AAGAGAAGGCCTAGCTTTTTAGCTTGTTTGGTTCCATGCGCAtga
- the LOC104735891 gene encoding ubiquitin hydrolase B-like isoform X1, translating into MAHGQGRYDNYKKKSGQIPRFGEWDEANEMPITQYFENPRQAGLLRNHNYTTTSSSSTTTSSSSSSSSAEALKLASHRPRHHHPSRQTAGGTREKRGPQRRVRDVSAQTDKYYIDVNGVKQFQNDVAPISKPPKPVDEDLYKIPPELINSSTRKRRPSFLACLVPCA; encoded by the exons ATGGCTCAT GGACAGGGGAGATATGATAATTACAAGAAGAAAAGTGGACAGATTCCGCGGTTTGGAGAATGGGATGAAGCAAATGAGATGCCAATAACACAATACTTTGAGAATCCAAGACAAGCTGGTCTGCTTCGTAACCATAATTACAccaccacttcttcttcttccactaccacttcatcttcatcttcctcttcttctgcagAAGCCCTAAAGCTTGCTTCTCACCGTCCACGTCACCACCATCCTTCAAGACAG ACGGCGGGGGGGACGAGGGAGAAAAGAGGACCACAAAGGCGTGTGCGTGACGTGAGTGCACAGACAGACAAGTATTACATTGACGTCAACGGAGTCAAGCAGTTTCAAAACGACGTCGCTCCCATTTCAAAGCCACCTAAGCCAGTTGATGAAGATCTCTACAAGATTCCTCCTGAACTCATCAATTCTTCAACAAGG AAGAGAAGGCCTAGCTTTTTAGCTTGTTTGGTTCCATGCGCAtga
- the LOC104735896 gene encoding 40S ribosomal protein S16-3-like → MATQPAVESVQCFGRKKTAVAVTHCKRGSGLIKLNGCPIELFQPEILRFKVFEPVLLLGKHRFAGVDMRIRVNGGGHTSQVYAIRQSIAKALVAFYQKYVDEQSKKEIKDILVRYDRTLLVADPRRCEPKKFGGRGARARFQKSYR, encoded by the coding sequence ATGGCGACTCAACCAGCTGTTGAATCTGTGCAATGCTTCGGAAGGAAGAAGACCGCAGTGGCAGTCACCCACTGCAAGCGTGGATCTGGTTTGATCAAGCTCAACGGTTGCCCAATCGAGCTTTTCCAGCCTGAGATCCTCAGATTCAAGGTGTTCGAGCCAGTGCTTCTCCTCGGAAAGCACCGTTTCGCTGGTGTGGACATGAGGATCCGTGTCAACGGTGGTGGTCACACTTCCCAGGTGTACGCCATCCGTCAGAGTATCGCCAAGGCTCTCGTCGCGTTCTACCAGAAGTACGTGGATGAGCAATCGAAAAAGGAGATTAAGGATATCTTGGTGAGGTACGACAGGACTCTGCTTGTGGCGGATCCGAGGAGGTGTGAGCCGAAGAAGTTTGGAGGTCGTGGTGCTCGTGCTCGTTTCCAGAAGAGTTACCGTTAA
- the LOC104735897 gene encoding pentatricopeptide repeat-containing protein At5g18390, mitochondrial-like isoform X1, whose translation MFLLRRNTGGRLFSIFTNDLRGSIESSIRHFNSLEPLQSSDSNPTKGDYFAAINHVVNIVRREIHPERSLNRLRLPVTSEFVFRVLRATSRSANDSLRFFNWARSSPNYTPTSMEYEQLAKSLASHKKYESMWKILKQMKDLSLDISGETLCFIIEQYGKNGHVDQAVELFNGVPKTLGCKQTVDVYNSLLHALCDVKMFHGAYALIRRMIRKGLKPDKRTYAILVNGWCSAGKMKEAQEFLDEMSRKGFNPPARGRDLLIEGLLNAGYLESAKEMVSKMTKGGFVLDIQTFNTLIEAITKSGEVEFCIEMYYTASKLGLCVDIDTYKTLIPAVSKIGKIDEAFRLLNNCVEDGHKPFPSLYAPIIKGMCRNGMFDDAFSFFSDMKVKAHPPNRPVYTMLITMCGRGGKFVDAANFLVEMTEMGLVPISRCFDMVTDGLKNSGKHDLAMRIEQLEVQLRGV comes from the exons ATGTTTCTCCTCCGGCGTAACACCGGCGGAAGACTCTTCTCGATCTTCACCAACGATCTCAGAGGTTCTATTGAGTCTAGTATTCGTCATTTCAACAGTCTCGAGCCTTTGCAAAGCTCTGATTCGAATCCAACAAAAGGCGATTACTTCGCAGCGATCAACCACGTTGTCAACATCGTCCGCCGAGAGATTCACCCGGAGAGATCTCTGAATCGTCTCCGTCTCCCTGTAACCTCAGAGTTCGTGTTCAGAGTCCTCCGCGCCACTTCTCGTTCCGCCAACGATTCTCTCCGTTTCTTCAATTGGGCTCGATCAAGCCCTAATTACACACCAACGTCTATGGAATACGAACAGCTTGCGAAATCATTAGCTTCACATAAAAAATACGAATCGATGTGGAAGATTCTCAAACAGATGAAGGATTTGTCTCTCGACATCTCCGGTGAGACTCTCTGTTTCATCATTGAGCAATACGGTAAGAACGGTCATGTAGATCAAGCTGTGGAGCTTTTCAATGGTGTCCCTAAGACTCTCGGATGTAAACAAACCGTTGATGTTTACAATTCGTTGCTTCATGCGCTTTGTGATGTGAAGATGTTCCATGGCGCTTACGCTTTGATTCGGAGAATGATAAGGAAAGGTCTCAAGCCAGATAAGCGGACATACGCGATCTTGGTTAACGGATGGTGTTCCGCGGGGAAGATGAAGGAGGCTCAAGAGTTTCTTGATGAGATGAGTAGGAAAGGGTTTAATCCACCGGCTCGTGGCCGTGATTTGCTTATTGAAGGATTGTTAAATGCTGGTTACTTGGAATCTGCTAAAGAGATGGTGAGTAAGATGACCAAAGGaggttttgttcttgatatTCAAACTTTCAATACTCTTATTGAAGCTATAACTAAATCAGGGGAAGTTGAGTTTTGCATTGAGATGTATTATACTGCTTCCAAGTTAGGTCTTTGTGTAGATATCGACACTTACAAGACACTTATACCTGCTGTTTCGAAGATTGGGAAGATTGATGAAGCGTTTCGGTTGTTGAACAATTGTGTGG AAGATGGGCATAAGCCGTTTCCGAGTTTGTATGCTCCGATCATTAAGGGGATGTGTAGGAATGGGATGTTTGATGATGCCTTTAGCTTTTTCAGTGACATGAAGGTGAAGGCTCATCCGCCTAACAGGCCGGTTTACACAATGCTTATTACAATGTGTGGTCGTGGTGGGAAATTTGTGGATGCGGCTAATTTCTTGGTTGAGATGACTGAGATGGGTTTGGTTCCGATATCACGGTGCTTTGATATGGTTACTGATGGGTTGAAGAATAGCGGGAAGCATGATTTGGCTATGCGAATAGAGCAGTTGGAAGTTCAGCTTAGAGGAGTTTGA
- the LOC104735892 gene encoding putative U-box domain-containing protein 46 — translation MANSTTEANAADTLRRELQKVLTEIINDGGRKSKDRGETTDEEAASCFGVVKAIRILNCLRTRAETTKPESDDHTSPVKVPKEFICTLSNTIMIEPVIIASGQTYEKRYITEWLKHERTCPKSKEVLSHCFWIPNHLINDLITQWCLVNKVDRLKRPSDEIVTELFTSDIEALLQRVYSSSSVTDQIEAAKELRRQTKKFANVRVFFVAGINDSITRLLSPLSTLGEGVDLNPELQEDIVTALFNLSILEKNKTVIAENSLVIPLLTKCLKQGTAEARRNAAATLSSLSAIDSNKIIIGNSEAVKALIDLIEEGDMLATREATSTVFNLCIVLENKEKVVSAGLIRAATKKIKAGSNVDELLSLLALISTHTGAIEEMDHLGFIYDLFSILRKPSSLLNGENAVVIVFNMCDRNRDRFRLKVVGEEENQHGTFTKLAKQGSVRAVRKAQGILQWIKRFVTGKEPQRA, via the exons ATGGCGAATTCGACGACGGAAGCAAACGCCGCCGATACACTGAGGCGGGAGTTACAGAAGGTACTGACGGAGATTATAAACGACGGAGGAAGGAAAAGCAAAGATCGTGGTGAGACGACTGATGAAGAAGCTGCTTCTTGTTTTGGAGTTGTGAAAGCGATCAGAATCTTGAATTGTCTAAGGACGAGAGCAGAAACGACTAAACCGGAATCTGATGATCATACTTCTCCGGTTAAGGTGCCGAAAGAGTTTATATGTACACTCTCTAATACGATCATGATCGAACCTGTGATCATCGCTTCTGGCCAG aCGTAtgaaaagagatatataacagAGTGGCTAAAGCATGAACGTACATGTCCCAAAAGCAAAGAAGTCCTCTCTCACTGTTTTTGGATACCAAACCATTTGATCAATGACTTGATTACGCAATGGTGTCTTGTTAACAAAGTTGATCGGCTAAAACGTCCCTCTGATGAGATAGTTACTGAGCTGTTCACTAGTGACATCGAAGCACTGCTTCAGCGGGTTTACTCTTCCTCCTCGGTTACGGATCAGATTGAAGCTGCCAAAGAGCTGCGCCGTCAGACCAAGAAATTTGCAAATGTCCGTGTCTTCTTTGTCGCTGGGATCAATGATTCGATCACTAGGTTGCTCAGTCCGCTCTCTACTTTGGGTGAGGGAGTAGACTTGAACCCCGAGCTTCAGGAGGATATTGTCACAGCGTTGTTCAACCTCTCGATTCTTGAGAAGAATAAAACAGTAATTGCTGAGAACAGTCTCGTGATCCCTTTGCTTACAAAGTGTTTGAAACAGGGGACAGCTGAGGCACGAAGAAACGCTGCAGCGACTTTATCGTCACTTTCAGCTATTGATTCTAACAAGATCATCATTGGGAACTCGGAAGCAGTCAAGGCGCTGATTGATCTTATCGAAGAGGGTGATATGTTAGCTACAAGAGAAGCTACCTCCACTGTCTTTAACCTCTGTATTGTATTAGAGAACAAGGAAAAGGTTGTTTCAGCGGGTCTGATTCGTGCGGCAACCAAAAAGATCAAAGCGGGAAGCAATGTGGATGAGTTGTTATCTCTCTTGGCGTTGATCTCTACTCACACCGGGGCTATTGAGGAAATGGATCATCTAGGGTTTATCTATGATCTGTTCAGTATCTTGAGGAAACCGAGTAGCTTGCTGAATGGTGAGAACGCTGTAGTGATCGTCTTCAACATGTGTGATAGAAACAGAGACAGGTTCAGACTGAAAGTGGTGGGAGAAGAGGAGAATCAACACGGGACATTTACGAAACTTGCGAAGCAAGGATCAGTTCGTGCGGTGAGAAAAGCACAAGGGATTTTACAGTGGATTAAGAGATTCGTTACTGGTAAAGAGCCACAGAGGGCATGA
- the LOC104735891 gene encoding uncharacterized protein LOC104735891 isoform X2, whose product MAHGQGRYDNYKKKSGQIPRFGEWDEANEMPITQYFENPRQAEALKLASHRPRHHHPSRQTAGGTREKRGPQRRVRDVSAQTDKYYIDVNGVKQFQNDVAPISKPPKPVDEDLYKIPPELINSSTRKRRPSFLACLVPCA is encoded by the exons ATGGCTCAT GGACAGGGGAGATATGATAATTACAAGAAGAAAAGTGGACAGATTCCGCGGTTTGGAGAATGGGATGAAGCAAATGAGATGCCAATAACACAATACTTTGAGAATCCAAGACAAGCTG AAGCCCTAAAGCTTGCTTCTCACCGTCCACGTCACCACCATCCTTCAAGACAG ACGGCGGGGGGGACGAGGGAGAAAAGAGGACCACAAAGGCGTGTGCGTGACGTGAGTGCACAGACAGACAAGTATTACATTGACGTCAACGGAGTCAAGCAGTTTCAAAACGACGTCGCTCCCATTTCAAAGCCACCTAAGCCAGTTGATGAAGATCTCTACAAGATTCCTCCTGAACTCATCAATTCTTCAACAAGG AAGAGAAGGCCTAGCTTTTTAGCTTGTTTGGTTCCATGCGCAtga